The Arachis ipaensis cultivar K30076 chromosome B07, Araip1.1, whole genome shotgun sequence genome includes a window with the following:
- the LOC107606280 gene encoding nuclear poly(A) polymerase 4 (The sequence of the model RefSeq protein was modified relative to this genomic sequence to represent the inferred CDS: added 147 bases not found in genome assembly), whose protein sequence is MVVSDAPNGGGSSSPPLVVEQTNTLGITKPISLAGPTDADLHRNAELEKFLLDSGLYESNEEAATRREVLQRLDQTVKSWVKQLTRQRGYTDQMVEDANAVIFTFGSYRLGVHGPGADIDTLCVGPSYVNREEDFFIILHNILAEMEEVTELQPVPDAHVPVMKFKFQGISIDLLYASISLLVVPEDLDISHGSVLYDVDEPTVRSLNGCRVADQILKLVPNVEHFRTTLRCLKFWAKRRGVYSNVTGFLGGVNWALLVARICQLYPNAIPSMLVSRFFRVYTQWRWPNPVMLCTIEENELGFPVWDPRRNPRDRYHIMPIITPAYPCMNSSYNVSASTLRVMKEQFRYGNKICDEIELNKAQWSALFQPYFFFEAYKNYLQVDILAADNDDLLAWKGWVESRLRQLTLKIERDTNGMLQCHPYPHEYADTSRHCAHSAFFMGLQRKEGEKGQEGQQFDIRGTVDEFRQEINMYMYWKPGMEIFVSHVRRKQLPLFVFPDGYKRNRMSRHISHSAEKMGEDAAKSNLGSSERSVKRKNDHEMLDEKLGKPEKRASISPQRLVCVSPESCSSQMSIDGTKGVRLAKNAGTKCEIKSSNGLLENGISTEGAYMHISETGGVHPKNDSQNSRCSEVQNENGVNRNKAGEMDLDCLESAETASCKSLSNCKESAVDMDQRLDNTHNFQRTEYSDYVPTASSQALNCEEDEFELNHMTFGR, encoded by the exons TTTCTGCTTGATTCGGGACTCTACGAGAGCAATGAAGAAGCTGCCACCAGGAGAGAGGTTCTTCAGCGCCTTGATCAG ACTGTTAAAAGCTGGGTGAAGCAGTTGACGCGTCAACGAGGCTATACGGATCAGATGGTTGAGGATGCCAATGCCGTTATTTTCACTTTCGGTTCTTATCGACTAGGG GTACATGGACCAGGAGCTGACATAGACACTTTGTGTGTTGGCCCTTCTTATGTGAATCGGGAG GAAGACTTCTTTATCATTCTGCATAACATCTTGGCTGAAATGGAAGAAGTTACTGAACTTCAACCAGTTCCAGATGCTCATGTCCCCGTAATGAAATTCAAGTTCCAGGGAATATCTATAGATTTGCTTTATGCAAGTATATCTCTTTTGGTTGTGCCTGAA GACCTGGACATCTCACATGGCTCAGTGCTGTATGATGTTGATGAACCTACTGTTCGAAGTCTTAATGGCTGCCGGGTGGCAGATCAAATTCTTAAACTTGTTCCAAATGTTGAG CACTTCCGAACCACACTGAGATGTTTAAAGTTTTGGGCTAAAAGGCGTGGTGTTTATTCAAAT GTTACGGGATTCCTTGGAGGCGTGAATTGGGCTCTATTAGTTGCTCGAATTTGCCAGCTTTACCCTAATGCAATCCCTAGTATGCTGGTTTCTCGATTCTTTAGGGTATATACACAATGGAGGTGGCCAAATCCTGTCATGCTGTGCACAATAGAGGAGAATGAACTGGGTTTCCCAGTTTGGGATCCTCGTAGAAACCCGCGGGACAGATATCACATTATGCCAATTATTACTCCTGCATACCCTTGCATGAATTCCAGCTACAATGTCTCCGCAAGCACTCTTCGTGTTATGAAGGAACAGTTTCGCTATGGCAACAAGATTTGTGAT GAAATTGAGCTCAATAAAGCCCAATGGAGTGCACTTTTTCAGCCATATTTCTTTTTCGAAGCCTACAAAAACTATTTACAAGTGGACATCCTTGCAGCAGACAATGATGACTTGTTAGCATGGAAAGGTTGGGTAGAATCTCGATTGAGGCAGCTCACCCTGAAG ATAGAGCGGGATACAAATGGGATGTTGCAGTGTCATCCTTACCCACATGAGTATGCAGACACATCCAGACATTGTGctcattctgcatttttcatgggCTTGCAAAGAAAAGAGGGAGAAAAAGGTCAAGAGGGACAACAATTTGATATACGTGGAACGGTTGATGAATTCAGGCAAGAAATAAATATGTATATGTACTGGAAGCCAGGGATGGAAATTTTTGTTTCCCATGTACGTCGAAAGCAGCTCCCTTTATTTGTATTTCCAGATGGTTACAAACGCAATCGGATGTCAAGGCACATAAGCCATTCAGCTGAAAAAATGGGTGAGGATGCCGCAAAGTCCAACCTAGGGTCTTCTGAAAGAAGTGTCAAGAGGAAAAATGACCATGAAATGTTGGATGAGAAGCTAGGCAAACCAGAGAAGAGGGCCTCTATCAGCCCGCAGAGGCTAGTGTGTGTCTCTCCAGAAAGTTGTTCATCTCAAATGAGTATTGATGGTACCAAAGGGGTTAGGTTAGCCAAGAATGCTGGCACCAAATGCGAAATTAAGTCATCTAATGGACTCCTAGAAAATGGAATAAGTACTGAAGGAGCTTACATGCATATTAGTGAAACAGGTGGTGTTCATCCCAAAAATGATAGTCAGAACTCAAGGTGTTCAGAAGTTCAGAATGAG AATGGAGTCAATAGGAACAAAGCTGGGGAAATGGATCTGGATTGCTTGGAAAGTGCAGAAACTGCATCTTGCAAAAGCTTGTCAAACTGTAAAGAGAGTGCTGTTGATATGGATCAACGACTAGACAATACTCATAATTTCCAAAGAACTGAATATTCAGATTATGTACCAACTGCGAGCTCCCAGGCCCTCAATTGCGAG GAAGATGAGTTTGAATTGAATCACATGACATTTGGGAGGTGA